The Pseudodesulfovibrio sp. zrk46 genome contains a region encoding:
- a CDS encoding alpha/beta hydrolase has protein sequence MCITLVMDTAIKIIGAACLCYVAVAAWVYFNQRKMLFVPRKELVATPADIGLTYEEVNLKNGLGQRIHAWWLPHENPRFTVLFCHGNAGNISHRLETFRIFHQLGLSVLIHDYSGYGQSEGSPSEKATRADTWAAWEWLTEEKGIDPATVVLFGRSLGGAVAAELVSELTREGVTPAGAIFESTFTSVPDMGAYMYPWLPVRQLARYRYNSAAVLQQVNIPALFAHSQEDEIVPYAIGAKLYESYPGPKSFLELRGDHNIGYLEMGEDYVNGLDRYLRELEGNK, from the coding sequence GTGTGTATAACCCTGGTTATGGATACCGCGATCAAAATTATCGGTGCGGCCTGCCTCTGCTACGTCGCCGTGGCTGCCTGGGTGTATTTCAACCAGCGCAAGATGCTTTTCGTGCCGCGCAAGGAGTTGGTGGCCACGCCCGCCGACATCGGCCTCACCTATGAGGAAGTGAACCTCAAAAACGGTCTCGGCCAGCGCATTCATGCCTGGTGGCTGCCCCACGAGAACCCGCGCTTCACCGTGCTCTTCTGTCATGGCAACGCCGGCAACATTTCCCATCGTCTGGAAACCTTCCGCATCTTCCACCAGCTCGGCCTGTCCGTGCTCATTCACGACTACTCCGGCTACGGCCAGAGCGAAGGCTCGCCCTCGGAAAAGGCGACCCGCGCCGACACATGGGCCGCATGGGAGTGGCTGACTGAGGAAAAGGGCATCGATCCCGCCACCGTAGTGTTGTTCGGTCGTTCACTGGGCGGTGCCGTGGCTGCGGAACTGGTCAGCGAGCTGACGCGCGAAGGCGTCACTCCGGCGGGCGCGATCTTCGAGTCCACCTTCACTTCGGTGCCGGACATGGGCGCCTACATGTATCCATGGCTGCCCGTACGTCAGTTGGCCCGCTATCGCTACAACAGCGCGGCGGTGCTCCAGCAGGTAAACATCCCCGCCCTCTTCGCCCATTCGCAGGAGGACGAGATCGTCCCCTATGCGATCGGCGCAAAGCTCTACGAGAGCTACCCCGGCCCCAAATCGTTTCTGGAGCTGCGTGGCGATCACAACATCGGATATCTGGAGATGGGTGAGGATTACGTGAACGGTCTGGACCGTTATCTGCGCGAACTGGAAGGGAACAAGTAG
- a CDS encoding DUF2784 domain-containing protein, with product MTDGQMILLADVILVLHFCIAIFLTYGLPVIWLGAWRGWKFVRAPWFRYTHAGLMGFVVLEALAGKLCPLTIWEATLRRAVGQDGPGDGQGFIAHWVGRLLFHDFEPWVFTVAYVVFFLAVLGTFFFVPVRKKLNKRENAS from the coding sequence ATGACTGACGGCCAGATGATTCTCCTCGCCGATGTCATTCTGGTCCTGCACTTCTGTATCGCCATTTTCCTGACATACGGCCTGCCCGTGATCTGGCTCGGCGCGTGGCGCGGCTGGAAGTTCGTCCGCGCCCCTTGGTTTCGCTATACCCACGCCGGATTGATGGGATTCGTGGTGCTCGAAGCCCTTGCCGGGAAGCTCTGTCCCCTGACCATCTGGGAGGCCACCCTGCGCCGTGCCGTGGGGCAAGACGGCCCCGGTGACGGGCAGGGGTTCATCGCCCATTGGGTCGGGCGGCTCCTGTTCCACGACTTCGAGCCATGGGTCTTCACCGTGGCTTATGTGGTCTTTTTTCTGGCCGTATTGGGCACTTTCTTTTTCGTTCCGGTTCGGAAAAAACTGAATAAACGGGAAAATGCGTCCTGA
- a CDS encoding LysE family translocator → MGIELAPLFAFVMVTVYTPGPGTITSAAMGMLYGYRRSLHFLIGNAIGTLLLMTMCAFVSKQLLTTIPSVEPILRALGVCYLLYLTYGTARATYAFDQEERDPMAFKHGFVLQALNPKGIVFGLTLYTTFLASLSTHPKALAISAIILAVMSFSSVSLWAFAGTRISKFLYIPKVRLWVNITLVSLLLYCALSLSGVLG, encoded by the coding sequence ATGGGTATCGAACTGGCTCCGCTTTTTGCTTTTGTCATGGTCACGGTCTACACCCCCGGTCCCGGTACCATCACCAGTGCCGCCATGGGTATGCTGTACGGCTACAGACGCTCGCTTCATTTTCTCATAGGCAATGCTATCGGCACCCTGCTGTTGATGACAATGTGCGCCTTCGTGTCCAAGCAACTGCTGACCACTATCCCGTCAGTCGAGCCCATACTCCGCGCACTGGGCGTCTGTTACCTGCTGTACCTGACCTACGGCACGGCCCGCGCCACCTACGCCTTTGATCAGGAAGAGCGGGACCCCATGGCCTTCAAGCACGGCTTTGTGCTGCAGGCCCTCAACCCCAAGGGCATCGTCTTCGGCCTGACCCTGTACACGACGTTCCTCGCCTCCCTGTCCACCCACCCCAAGGCGCTGGCCATCTCCGCCATCATCCTTGCGGTCATGTCCTTCTCCTCGGTCTCCCTCTGGGCATTCGCCGGAACACGAATCAGCAAATTCCTCTACATCCCCAAGGTCCGCCTCTGGGTAAACATCACCCTCGTCTCCCTGCTCCTCTACTGCGCATTAAGCCTCTCTGGCGTGCTTGGATAA
- a CDS encoding LysR family transcriptional regulator: protein MLDNLDRLKAFFHVYSLGSVVEAAEVLHVTQPAVSQAIQKLEAEVKSPLFIRQHKQLIPTSAGQRLFDVVQPFMDNLDSCLESLAYAKDHPYGELRIGAPTQFGKAYLPAILAEFRQQYPDVTFTLEFGLFETLVEDVRQGAIDLALVDLFLVDRHLIENPVLFHFEPVFEESVVLACSPGYYEKHIHGKPTLEMLTKLDFIEYTRKARTIAHWFKHHFNAPKANYRTVLTIDEHDAVVSAIKHGAGLGVVAPHLVEEELRNKEIVPVLTDKRGVVNQIALLHLQDKVPTLTDKLFRAFLVERIEQIGSQCVEI from the coding sequence ATGCTGGATAATCTGGATCGTCTGAAGGCGTTTTTTCACGTCTATTCACTGGGGAGTGTGGTGGAGGCCGCTGAGGTGCTGCACGTCACCCAGCCCGCCGTCAGTCAGGCCATCCAGAAGCTGGAGGCCGAGGTCAAAAGCCCGCTCTTTATCCGCCAGCACAAGCAGCTCATTCCCACCTCGGCGGGGCAGCGATTGTTTGATGTGGTCCAGCCGTTCATGGACAATCTGGACTCCTGTCTGGAGAGCCTCGCCTACGCCAAGGACCACCCCTACGGTGAGCTGCGCATCGGCGCACCCACCCAGTTCGGCAAGGCGTACCTGCCCGCCATTCTGGCTGAATTCCGCCAGCAGTACCCGGACGTGACATTCACCCTAGAGTTCGGATTATTCGAGACACTGGTGGAGGACGTGCGGCAAGGAGCCATCGACCTCGCCTTGGTGGACCTGTTCCTCGTGGACCGCCATCTGATTGAGAATCCGGTCCTGTTCCACTTCGAGCCAGTCTTTGAGGAGTCTGTGGTCCTCGCCTGTTCGCCCGGGTATTATGAAAAACACATCCACGGGAAGCCCACCCTTGAGATGCTGACCAAACTCGACTTCATAGAATACACCCGCAAGGCGCGCACCATCGCCCACTGGTTCAAGCACCACTTCAACGCGCCCAAGGCCAACTACCGAACCGTGCTGACCATCGACGAGCACGACGCCGTGGTCTCGGCAATCAAACATGGCGCCGGACTGGGCGTGGTGGCCCCGCATCTGGTGGAAGAGGAATTGCGGAACAAAGAGATCGTGCCGGTCCTGACCGACAAACGAGGCGTGGTGAATCAGATCGCCTTGCTCCATCTGCAGGACAAGGTTCCCACCCTCACAGACAAGCTCTTCCGGGCGTTCCTGGTGGAGCGAATCGAACAGATCGGGTCGCAATGCGTTGAAATATAG
- the gltA gene encoding NADPH-dependent glutamate synthase: MSDKKKKVVRPRTPMPHQDAMKRGTNFSEVALGYSREQALVEAERCLQCKKPLCQDGCPVNIDIKGFIAALVDEDLKGAYDVIRKTNSLPAVCGRVCPQETQCEGKCILGKKHEPVAIGRLERYVADTYAAESACEEVTDLSTCALERDDLKVACIGAGPASLTVAGYLAGRGIKVDVFEALHEPGGVLVYGIPEFRLPKSIVARELGGLEELGVSFHTNWVGGKTITIQDMLEQGYNAIFIGVGAGLPRFLKIPGENLVGVFSANEYLTRVNLGRAYEFPNYDTPAYNARRVAVIGAGNVAMDAARTALRMGADEVSIVYRRSEDEMPARREEIEHAVEEGVRIRCLCGPLSFHGDDKGCLKAMTVQKMELGEPDESGRCSPVCLDGETEQIPCDMAIIAVGTRPNPILLEATPELGLNKWGYIEADPETGETSMPNVFAGGDIVTGAATVISAMGAGRRAAKEIADRLL; this comes from the coding sequence ATGTCTGATAAGAAAAAGAAAGTGGTTCGCCCCCGCACACCCATGCCGCATCAGGATGCCATGAAGCGCGGCACGAATTTCAGCGAAGTGGCTCTGGGCTACTCCCGTGAGCAGGCTCTGGTCGAGGCCGAGCGTTGCCTCCAGTGCAAGAAGCCGCTCTGTCAGGACGGCTGCCCGGTCAACATCGACATCAAGGGGTTCATCGCTGCTCTGGTCGACGAGGACCTGAAGGGTGCCTATGACGTCATCCGCAAGACCAACTCGCTGCCCGCCGTTTGTGGCCGTGTCTGTCCGCAGGAGACCCAGTGCGAAGGCAAATGTATCCTCGGCAAGAAGCACGAGCCCGTGGCCATCGGCCGACTGGAACGCTACGTTGCCGATACCTACGCCGCTGAGTCCGCTTGTGAGGAAGTGACTGATCTTTCCACCTGTGCGCTGGAACGCGACGACCTCAAGGTCGCCTGCATCGGCGCTGGCCCCGCATCCTTGACCGTGGCTGGCTATCTGGCCGGGCGCGGCATCAAGGTGGACGTTTTCGAGGCCCTGCACGAGCCGGGCGGTGTTCTCGTCTACGGTATCCCCGAGTTCCGTCTGCCCAAGTCCATCGTTGCCCGCGAGTTGGGCGGCCTGGAAGAGCTGGGCGTCTCCTTCCACACCAACTGGGTGGGCGGCAAGACCATCACCATTCAGGACATGCTGGAGCAGGGCTACAACGCCATCTTCATCGGCGTGGGCGCGGGTCTTCCCCGCTTCCTGAAAATTCCCGGCGAGAATCTGGTGGGCGTCTTCTCCGCCAACGAATACCTGACCCGCGTCAATCTGGGCCGGGCCTATGAATTCCCCAACTACGACACTCCGGCCTACAACGCCCGTCGTGTGGCCGTCATCGGCGCTGGTAACGTGGCCATGGATGCCGCCCGTACCGCCCTGCGCATGGGCGCGGACGAGGTCTCCATCGTCTACCGCCGCTCCGAGGACGAAATGCCTGCCCGCCGTGAAGAGATCGAACATGCTGTTGAGGAAGGCGTCAGAATCCGCTGCCTCTGCGGCCCGCTCTCCTTCCATGGCGACGACAAGGGCTGCCTCAAGGCCATGACTGTCCAGAAGATGGAGCTGGGAGAACCGGACGAGTCTGGTCGCTGCTCCCCGGTCTGCCTTGATGGCGAGACCGAGCAGATTCCCTGCGACATGGCAATCATCGCCGTAGGCACCCGCCCGAATCCGATCCTGCTGGAGGCCACTCCGGAGCTCGGACTCAACAAGTGGGGCTACATCGAAGCCGATCCCGAGACGGGCGAGACTTCCATGCCCAACGTCTTTGCCGGCGGCGATATCGTCACCGGCGCAGCCACGGTTATCTCTGCCATGGGCGCAGGCCGTCGCGCTGCCAAGGAAATCGCCGACAGACTGCTCTAG
- a CDS encoding sulfide/dihydroorotate dehydrogenase-like FAD/NAD-binding protein: MGYTIVKKEELIPGQTSMVVIDAPQIAKKAKPGNFVMIRTSEKGERVPLTIADCDKDAGTITIVFLVVGKSTAEMNALNEGDEFMDVCGPLGKPTHIEKSGTVICVGGGTGIAAMHHIAKGHVEAGNRVIAIVGARSKDLLLFCTELSSFCPELRIATDDGSEGHKGFVTEVLLDILETEDDVAEVVAIGPVPMMEAVSNVTRPFEVKTTVSLNSIMVDGIGMCGACRCTVGGETLFACVDGPEFDGHKVDFAELKARLWQFKEQEEESMERFSKECRCDV, from the coding sequence ATGGGTTATACTATTGTTAAGAAAGAAGAATTGATCCCCGGACAGACCTCCATGGTGGTGATCGATGCTCCGCAGATCGCCAAAAAGGCCAAGCCGGGCAACTTCGTAATGATCCGTACCAGCGAAAAAGGGGAGCGCGTTCCCCTGACAATCGCGGACTGTGACAAGGACGCAGGCACCATTACCATCGTCTTCCTCGTGGTGGGCAAATCCACTGCCGAGATGAACGCCCTGAATGAGGGTGACGAGTTCATGGATGTGTGCGGCCCGCTGGGCAAGCCCACGCATATTGAAAAGTCCGGCACTGTCATCTGTGTGGGCGGCGGCACCGGCATCGCGGCCATGCACCACATCGCCAAGGGGCATGTGGAAGCAGGCAACCGCGTCATTGCCATCGTGGGTGCACGGTCCAAGGACCTGCTCCTGTTCTGCACCGAACTTTCTTCCTTTTGCCCCGAGCTTCGCATCGCCACGGATGACGGCTCCGAGGGGCATAAGGGCTTCGTCACCGAAGTGTTGCTGGACATCCTCGAGACCGAGGACGATGTGGCCGAAGTGGTCGCCATCGGCCCCGTGCCCATGATGGAAGCGGTCAGCAACGTGACCAGGCCTTTTGAGGTCAAGACCACTGTCTCCCTCAACTCCATCATGGTGGACGGCATCGGTATGTGTGGCGCGTGTCGCTGCACCGTAGGCGGCGAGACCCTGTTCGCCTGCGTGGACGGTCCCGAGTTCGACGGTCACAAGGTGGACTTCGCCGAGCTCAAGGCCCGTCTGTGGCAGTTCAAGGAACAGGAAGAGGAATCCATGGAACGGTTCAGCAAGGAGTGTCGCTGCGATGTCTGA
- a CDS encoding heavy metal translocating P-type ATPase produces MKTVQAQIKGMHCAACSGRIERVVGAMDGVESCAVNLAAETMALEFDPDAISLETIGERIKELGFEAIFAAESGLEELNLALGGMHCAACSSRIERVTGALDGVDSASVNLAANSGTFVFDPSLVSRRAIRDAIEGAGFTSEVQSATANLFEERRKEAEAQLAIQKRELIPAFLFALPLLILSMGHMWGMPLPSWLDPMHAPATFALAQLFLTLPVLWSGRNFYTQGIPALLRGGPNMDSLVAMGTGAAFLYSLWNTIAMASGDPQTATTLAMDLYYESAAVLIAMISLGKYFEARSKIKTSDAIRALMQLAPDTATLIRDGEQVTISIDEVEPGDTLLVKPGERIPVDGIVAEGRSSVDESMLTGEPMPVGKDIGDSVAGGTLNTHGALTITAKRVGDDTTLARIIRLVQEAQGSKAPIANMADTISFYFVPAVMGIALIAGAAWYLSGAGFPFSLRIFVAVMVIACPCAMGLATPVSIMVGTGRGAQLGVLIKSGRALQEAGEIDTIVFDKTGTLTHGRPEVAEVVMVRGTMARTEAIYMAAAAESMSEHPLAKAIVRRAEDSGLDFPKPDAFEAIPGKGLKATIGYREVIMGNWEFMQEHGLDFGDDTLTPQAVPHFESQGATVVYFASENKLNALFAIADEMRDETPDVIKTLKQEGLTPIMLTGDQEANAKVVAERAGIDTVIAGVMPDSKAEEVARLQAEGRKVAMIGDGINDAPALARADIGIAMGSGIDVAVESGDMVLMKSDLRALLTGLHLSRATMQNIKQNLFWAFAFNTIGIPVAAGLLHIFGGPTLNPMIAGTAMAMSSVTVVTNALRLRFFND; encoded by the coding sequence ATGAAGACGGTTCAAGCACAGATAAAGGGAATGCATTGTGCGGCCTGCTCCGGTCGCATTGAACGAGTGGTGGGAGCCATGGACGGCGTTGAGTCATGCGCCGTGAACCTGGCCGCCGAAACCATGGCGCTGGAGTTCGACCCGGACGCCATCTCTTTGGAGACCATCGGTGAACGCATCAAGGAATTGGGCTTTGAGGCGATCTTTGCCGCCGAGTCCGGTCTTGAAGAGCTGAATCTCGCCCTTGGCGGTATGCACTGCGCCGCCTGCTCCAGCCGCATCGAGCGCGTCACCGGAGCGCTGGACGGCGTGGATTCCGCCTCCGTCAATCTGGCCGCCAATTCCGGCACCTTTGTCTTTGACCCGTCCCTTGTCTCGCGCCGCGCCATTCGCGATGCCATCGAGGGCGCTGGCTTCACCTCCGAGGTGCAGTCCGCCACGGCCAACCTGTTCGAAGAACGCCGCAAGGAAGCCGAAGCACAGCTCGCCATCCAGAAACGGGAACTCATCCCGGCCTTCCTCTTTGCCCTGCCGCTGCTCATCCTCTCCATGGGCCACATGTGGGGCATGCCGCTGCCGTCGTGGCTCGATCCCATGCACGCCCCGGCCACTTTCGCACTGGCCCAACTCTTCCTGACCCTGCCCGTGCTCTGGTCCGGTCGCAATTTCTACACTCAGGGCATCCCGGCCCTGCTGCGCGGCGGCCCCAACATGGACTCCCTCGTGGCCATGGGAACCGGCGCGGCCTTCCTTTACTCTCTCTGGAACACCATTGCCATGGCCTCCGGCGATCCCCAGACCGCCACCACCCTTGCCATGGATCTCTATTACGAGTCCGCCGCCGTGCTCATCGCCATGATCTCGCTCGGCAAATATTTCGAGGCCCGCTCCAAGATCAAGACCTCCGACGCCATCCGCGCCCTCATGCAGTTGGCTCCGGACACCGCCACCCTGATCCGCGACGGCGAGCAGGTGACCATCTCCATCGATGAAGTGGAGCCGGGTGACACCCTGCTGGTCAAACCGGGCGAACGCATCCCCGTGGACGGCATCGTGGCCGAAGGCCGCTCTTCCGTGGACGAATCCATGCTTACCGGTGAGCCCATGCCCGTGGGCAAGGACATCGGCGACAGTGTGGCGGGCGGCACCCTGAACACCCACGGCGCGCTCACCATCACGGCCAAGCGCGTGGGCGACGACACCACACTCGCCCGCATCATCCGTCTGGTGCAGGAAGCGCAGGGCTCCAAGGCGCCCATCGCCAATATGGCCGACACCATCAGCTTCTATTTCGTGCCCGCCGTCATGGGCATCGCCCTCATTGCAGGAGCCGCCTGGTATTTGTCCGGTGCGGGCTTCCCATTCTCCCTGCGCATCTTCGTGGCCGTCATGGTCATTGCCTGCCCTTGCGCCATGGGCCTCGCCACCCCGGTCTCCATCATGGTGGGCACCGGCCGCGGCGCACAGCTCGGCGTGCTCATCAAGTCCGGCCGAGCACTGCAGGAAGCGGGCGAGATCGACACCATCGTTTTCGACAAGACCGGCACCCTCACCCACGGCCGCCCCGAAGTGGCCGAAGTGGTGATGGTTCGCGGCACCATGGCCCGCACCGAGGCCATCTACATGGCAGCCGCTGCCGAATCCATGTCCGAACATCCGCTGGCCAAGGCCATTGTCCGTCGCGCTGAGGATTCCGGCCTGGACTTCCCCAAGCCCGATGCCTTTGAGGCCATCCCGGGCAAAGGGCTCAAGGCAACCATCGGATATCGTGAAGTGATCATGGGCAACTGGGAGTTCATGCAGGAGCATGGGCTCGATTTCGGCGACGACACCCTCACCCCGCAGGCCGTGCCGCACTTCGAAAGCCAAGGCGCCACCGTGGTGTACTTCGCCTCCGAGAACAAGCTCAACGCCCTGTTCGCCATTGCCGACGAGATGCGCGACGAGACGCCCGATGTCATCAAGACCCTCAAGCAGGAAGGACTGACCCCGATCATGCTCACCGGCGATCAGGAGGCCAATGCCAAGGTCGTGGCCGAACGGGCCGGAATCGACACCGTCATCGCGGGCGTCATGCCCGACAGCAAGGCCGAGGAAGTAGCCCGCCTTCAGGCCGAAGGCCGCAAGGTCGCCATGATCGGCGACGGCATCAACGACGCCCCCGCCCTGGCCCGCGCCGACATCGGCATTGCCATGGGTTCCGGCATCGACGTGGCCGTGGAGTCCGGCGATATGGTGCTCATGAAGTCCGATCTTCGTGCGCTCCTCACCGGCCTGCATCTGTCCCGCGCCACCATGCAGAACATCAAGCAGAACCTGTTCTGGGCCTTTGCCTTCAACACCATCGGCATCCCGGTGGCCGCAGGTCTGCTGCATATCTTCGGTGGCCCGACACTCAACCCGATGATCGCCGGCACTGCCATGGCCATGAGTTCTGTCACCGTCGTGACCAATGCACTCCGACTGAGATTTTTCAACGACTAA
- a CDS encoding cation transporter, producing the protein MPVVKVKGMSCQHCVKSVTEAMEKLGAKDVSIDLLSGDVTYAEDAPIAADAIKEAITKIGFEVV; encoded by the coding sequence ATGCCCGTCGTCAAAGTAAAAGGAATGAGCTGCCAGCACTGCGTGAAGTCCGTCACCGAAGCCATGGAAAAGCTCGGCGCCAAAGACGTTTCCATCGACCTGCTGTCCGGCGATGTCACCTACGCCGAAGACGCACCCATTGCCGCAGACGCGATCAAAGAAGCCATCACCAAGATCGGCTTTGAAGTCGTTTAA
- a CDS encoding DMT family transporter translates to MKNVSFVGGLCALLATMIWSGNFIVARGLGDVIPPFTLACLRWSTGTVAIMPFAAPLIWRDRALLMKHWKHLFVSSVLGVTVFNTLIYIAAHTTSAMNMTLIATTTPVFVIILSRIFLGETITANRAIGLVVAVAGIVTLVTRGNLDVLMGLDFRVGDLWMLLAGFIWAVYSIIIRKKPKEINQFAYLGVTFLAGVLPLIPAAAIELSVAPPLNITPTVIGSVLYIGIGASLISYMLWTKAVTSIGPVIPSLIYYSLPAFCGMEAYLFLNEPVTMIHGVAFLLIVGGIVFATHPKFQKKA, encoded by the coding sequence ATGAAAAATGTTTCCTTCGTTGGCGGGCTGTGTGCCCTGCTGGCCACCATGATCTGGTCCGGCAACTTCATTGTCGCGCGCGGCCTGGGCGATGTCATCCCTCCCTTCACACTGGCCTGCCTCCGCTGGTCCACCGGCACCGTTGCCATCATGCCCTTTGCCGCCCCGCTCATCTGGCGCGACCGCGCACTGCTGATGAAACACTGGAAGCACCTGTTCGTCTCGTCGGTCCTCGGCGTGACGGTCTTCAACACCCTGATCTACATCGCGGCCCATACCACCAGCGCCATGAACATGACACTGATCGCAACCACGACGCCAGTGTTCGTCATCATCCTCTCGCGTATATTTCTAGGTGAAACCATCACGGCAAACCGGGCCATAGGCCTCGTTGTGGCGGTGGCTGGCATCGTCACCCTCGTCACACGCGGCAACCTTGATGTGTTGATGGGACTGGATTTTCGGGTGGGCGACCTCTGGATGCTGCTGGCCGGATTCATCTGGGCCGTCTATTCCATCATCATCAGGAAGAAGCCTAAAGAGATCAACCAGTTCGCCTATCTTGGCGTCACATTCCTCGCCGGAGTGCTGCCCCTCATCCCGGCGGCCGCCATCGAACTGTCCGTGGCCCCGCCGCTGAATATCACCCCCACGGTCATCGGCTCGGTCCTGTACATCGGCATCGGCGCATCACTCATTTCCTACATGCTGTGGACCAAGGCCGTGACATCCATCGGCCCGGTCATCCCGTCGCTGATCTACTACTCCCTGCCCGCCTTCTGCGGCATGGAGGCGTACTTGTTCCTGAATGAGCCTGTAACAATGATCCACGGCGTGGCCTTCCTGCTCATCGTAGGCGGCATTGTCTTCGCGACACACCCGAAATTTCAAAAGAAGGCGTAA
- a CDS encoding CDP-glycerol glycerophosphotransferase family protein, protein MTGDMAQQFIELAKLTPKTNLVVFAGRVGGQLMDNAKYIFNYCARTRQPFKSVFLTHDPEVKATMEQAKLPVVLFPSAEAVKILAKARLVVCDDFWWRTDSQSFLLMHNVPVVQIWHGIPLKLIGFPEIESAVGMDEEKANRLRFGYSGYDAVISTSPFVTETAFSKVFKTRTIWETGYPRNDVLLRDPDADDMLGVDLNVYRAIVKRRKAGAKIVTYMPTFRDSGGGPVEDRAVDIGALNVFGEKHNIIFLLKLHPYISLEIDLGLSNVMVVKAESDAYPILRHTDCLLTDYSSVAYDFLLTGRPIIFYPYDLEKYLKKDREMFYDFKDMAPGPHPATQDELFATFLKVLVHGQDDHVEERAKLTDKLYTHTDDKASERIVEHIKAEYFTKK, encoded by the coding sequence ATGACCGGAGATATGGCACAACAGTTCATTGAGCTTGCCAAGCTTACGCCCAAGACCAATCTGGTGGTCTTTGCCGGGCGTGTGGGCGGGCAATTGATGGACAACGCCAAATACATTTTTAACTACTGTGCGCGGACGCGCCAGCCGTTCAAATCCGTTTTTTTGACCCATGATCCCGAGGTGAAGGCGACCATGGAGCAGGCCAAGTTGCCTGTGGTCCTTTTCCCCTCTGCGGAAGCGGTGAAGATTCTTGCCAAGGCGCGCCTGGTGGTTTGCGATGATTTCTGGTGGCGCACCGACAGTCAGAGCTTTTTGCTCATGCACAATGTCCCCGTTGTCCAGATCTGGCACGGCATCCCGCTCAAGCTCATCGGCTTCCCGGAGATCGAATCCGCCGTGGGCATGGATGAGGAGAAGGCCAACCGCCTCCGGTTCGGTTACTCGGGATATGACGCCGTTATTTCCACGTCTCCCTTTGTCACTGAGACCGCCTTTTCCAAGGTGTTCAAGACTCGCACCATCTGGGAGACAGGCTACCCGCGCAACGACGTGCTCCTGCGTGACCCCGATGCCGACGATATGCTTGGCGTGGACCTGAATGTCTACCGGGCCATTGTCAAACGTCGCAAGGCAGGGGCCAAGATCGTTACCTACATGCCGACTTTCCGCGACTCAGGCGGTGGCCCGGTCGAGGACCGCGCCGTGGACATCGGCGCTTTGAACGTGTTTGGCGAGAAGCACAACATCATCTTTTTGCTCAAGCTTCACCCCTACATTTCTCTTGAAATCGACCTCGGCCTGTCCAATGTCATGGTCGTGAAGGCCGAGAGCGACGCCTATCCGATCCTGCGGCACACCGACTGTCTGCTCACCGATTACTCTTCGGTGGCTTACGACTTTCTGCTCACCGGGCGTCCCATCATCTTCTATCCCTACGACCTTGAGAAGTATCTCAAGAAGGATCGCGAGATGTTCTACGACTTCAAGGACATGGCCCCCGGTCCGCACCCCGCCACACAGGATGAGCTGTTTGCCACCTTCCTCAAGGTGTTGGTGCACGGGCAGGATGACCATGTGGAAGAGCGGGCAAAGCTCACGGACAAGCTCTATACCCATACCGACGACAAGGCCTCTGAGCGCATCGTCGAGCACATCAAGGCAGAGTACTTCACCAAGAAGTAG